GCCTTGATCTCCCGTCCGTCCTTGTACCACAGCGCCGACGTCTCCTTCTTCACGTTTCCGACCTTCCACGCGGAACATTGTCACATTTAACGCGAGGCCGATCCATCGGGCCGACGCCGGCGTCACCTTGCATTTGAGGACCACGCAACATTCCGGAGTCACCTCGTAACCCAGATACTCAATAAAGTGAGGACCTGGAAGAGGCAAGATGCTGGTAATATTAGAATATCAAAGAGGTATTTTTGGATGAGGACAAAGTAAGTCAACCTTGTTTTCGGAACCATTCTTTTCTCTGGAACTCGGATTCCTTCTGAAGCTCCTTGAAGACTGAAAAACCAAGAAGCGATGGATCATCTCAGCCTGGGACTGGACTGAAAAGTGGATCCTTACCGTCGCCTATGAGAACCAAGCTGGACTGATTGGTGGCTTTTCCATCTTGCATCTGGAAGGTGAACGTGCCTTCGTCCTCAGGCATCAAAGACTCCATGACCATCTCCGCCACTCCGGTGTTCCGGTCAAAGTTCATCTTGTATTTCTGGGAGCAAAAACCCGGATAAGCGCCGACAAACCGGGCAGATTTTGGCCATCCGCGGGGCGACCGACCTCCCCCTGAGACACCACGTTGTCGTTGAAGACGTAGTCCACTTTGCCCGAGGCGGAAGTCTGTTCGGCCTGCAGCCAGAAGCGAACTCTGCCTTTTTCCAGCATCTCCACGGCCAAATCGGACTTAAGGGCAATCTCTAGCGAAGACCAAATACGAAGAAGGCGTTGGAGTGGGCGATCGGGAATCGGACTCGCGAGCCGTATCGCGAAGGTGCTCACTGGGGAACTTGTGTTCGTGGCTGATCTCCAGGAGCCTCTTCAGCTCTGGTGGATGTAACATTTGAGATGTTTTTGTAGGACTTTAAGGAGAACCTTGAATATCAATCCAGCTGTACCTTCTGGTGAGATGTCGTAACTGGATGAAGTACCATCGCTGTGGGTGGCCAGACAGGAATAAATCCCAATGTCTTCTTCTCCGGGGGAGTTGAATGTCATTTTGGACCTGAGCGGaagaatcatcatcatcatcagggaGCGACCAGAATTCGGTGAGTCCACTATTCGACATCTCACTTGTTCCCTTTGGTCTCCGTGGTCAAGCGTGACGACCCGTCCGTGTCCTCGTAGTTCTTAGACCACACGAATTTGGAGTCGGGGCTCATGTCGGCGCACTCAAAGTTGAGAGAGATCACGCCGTCGTCGTCCACTTCCACCGCGATATCTTTGGTGCCTGCGAACGGATGGTCGTGGTCATCCAGCTACAACTCACCAGCTACAACCAACTCCTACCTGGCTTAGTCACGGCTCGGACCGGCTCGGAGACATCTGACATTTTCCCCACGCCGGCTTGATTCTGAGCTCGCACTCGGAATACGTATACCTCGTTTTCCTTCAGATTCGTCACCTTCGGAACAGAATTTAACCATGATTTTactaatcccattttttttacttcatctcGACAGAGAGAGACCTTGAAGAAGGTGTTCTGCGTGGCCTTGGCGTTAAGTCCCCTCCAGGTTTCCTTCGGAGCTTCGGACTCCTTCATGTCCACGTAGAAGCCGTTGACGGGATCGCGGCCCTGGTACACCGGAGTCTTCCACAGCAGTACCATGGAGTCGGCTCGCACCTCTCGCAGTTCCAGATCGTGAGGAGGTCCTGGGGTGAAGATAAGTCACACATTTTGTCCATTGGCGACACGATTGGGGTCGAATGGCAGATCCCGACACCTGGAACTGCGATGGTCCACTCCTCGCACAGGAACGTATCGCTAGGAAGCGACGGGATCCCGACTCCCGCCATGTTCGCCGCCCGAACCTGGAACTGGTACTTGTTGTTCTCCTTCAGGTCAGTCACCTGCTCACACAAATCCACACGTTTGTCGCTAAATCGGCGAGTAGCGCTACGATTCCTCCTTGAAATTGAATGGTCCGATTGGGAAATTAGAGGACGGCGGGTTCACCCTGTAGGCGCGCTCGGCGACTGCCCTGACGTTGGCCTCGTGCCACTTCCCCGGGACGTCGTCCGCGACTTGACGGTAGTCCACAAAGTAGCCGGTGATATCGGCGCCTCCGGCGAAGGTCGGCTGCTTCCACGCTAGCACCATGGAGTCGGCAACGCATTCCAGGACGCTGATGCCGAAAGGTGGCGCAGGAGATGCTGAGGCGACACAACACGTTTGGAAATGAGCGAAAACTGAGAAAgtgcttttaaaatgttttttgggagTAAGGCCACACCCCCATTTTAAGATGGGGGGTCTCAGTAGTTTAAGTTGATGTCAGATTTTGCCTCAATTCAGGACTTTGCAGGTGGTTActtggtgtgtttgtgtgagaatCTGACATCTGTGTTGTGGTACTGGTAGGGAGGTGGGTGTGCGGGTGCCCTAGGGTCTTCGGGGCAACTGGACAACTAGCCGCCCCGAGTGCGAAGGCTGTGGCAAGGGGTACAACATCTAAGCGTGGCTTCCTGGGAGTTAGGAATCCATCTGTTGGAGGTTTCAGTGACTTACCTGCCAGTGGAACGCCACAGGGGTAGGACACGTACTGTACATTTGCCGTCTTATTAATAAGATGTAAATTGAGTACATTTTAACGTGTGTGTGCTTGGATTGATTTTTAGTTGACTTTGCTGTTGCTCCCTTGGTTTGAAAACTGACCAACTCTGGGAGAGGTTTGATATAGAATTTCCACGGTCATCCGATGCTCACCTTCAACCCTTCCGTCCGGCCTGGCCGCCTCCCGATTAGCAGAAGCGTCTACTGTCAAATCGCATGCCTGCTCGGCCCCACGGGGGCCCCGGGCTGGCTTTTCAGCCGGCCCCTCGGGGCGAGGCGGGACTACGTCAGTAAGCGCTTCACAAAGCAAGGCTGGCGGAGGTTCTGAGGGCGGCTCTTTTACTGCGATCTGACCCGCGCTGACCTGGTCAGTGCtagccgccgtcgccgccgcccccgccccGGTTTCGGGGTCAGCCCGAACTTTGCTATTTGTGTCAGCGGGGAGCTGGACAGTGTCATGCGCGTCCGTCCAGCGTGGCCTGTTGGCAGTTAGTTGGGCTTGGTTACCCCCCGGCCCCGCTTCCAGCAACGCACCGTGAGGGATGCCGCCCCCTACAGGAGTTAGCAGAGAGAATCAAGAAAGGTTGCTTGTAAACACATTGCAattaaaggcaaaaaaaactaaacaagatTGCACCCTAAATTAAGTCTTCATCTGGCTGAGAGGGACAATGAAGACAAGATGGCCAACGAGTGACATCGACGTGATGACAACATGCAGGAGGAAGCACTACAGTAATCAAACCCCCCTCCCAACCCCGTGCAGTCTTGGTTGGCTCTTCACGAATTGGGAGATTACTGTACAAACGCCAATGTATTCATTGCAACAATTCGGCAATTGCCCGTGTTGGCGGCAAGAAATACATGGGCGTGGTTACGGGAACTGTAGCATGCTAAGTTGCGTGCTCGGTGCAAAGCCAGGAAGCTCGGTCTTACAGggagtagtatttttttcacagCCGCTCCCTGAAAACCTTTGATTAGCTAGAAGCCATGCCAGTCAACTCTGGAACATTTCAAGAGAGCGAGGTTAGTAGCCTGGTTTCAATGGGGTTCCGCGCGCCGGTACCTGGAACACTCAGAGGTTCACTGCCGACACGTCTGGCGTTTTGAGGGAAAGGGAAGGGAAAGGTGCTGCTTGCGGGGTTGCCTGATTTCTGGGCTGGTTTGTAACCACCGCTGAGTTGGATCGCACTGACCCAAATGAGAGGAAGTCTACAAGTCCTGACCCAGCTCAGGCTGCGCAGGGAGCAGGTGGTGGTTTTGGTTTTGGATGGATGTGGAGCGGAGCAGACAATCAAAAGTGATAGGGCGGCAACGTTCAACCACAGTGGAGTGAAACGGTGATGTGGGAGTGCCAGATGACTCAAGAGAACACAAGTGAACAGATGCCACGTCTTGTACAGTATGCGGTAAAAATTCAGTTCTATTCAGTTCTAGAAAAGATCCGCGAGTAGATGTTTTCCTCACCAATTGCCGCTTTCACCTCAACAGCCTCTGATTCCTGAGAGAACTGGCTGAGTCCTGCGGCGTTCACGGCGCGCACCCTCAACACGTACTTCTCTCCGGTCACCAGTCCGTGGCAGATGAACCTGAAAAGATGTCCGATACGGTTCTATTTCAAGTCGGCTCCTCAGGTGAGGTCATCTGGCAGATGTGCGAACGACACCAAAGTCAATCCAAGATCGTTTCACCTGGTCACGTCGACAGGTTTGTTGTTGCACGGCTCCCAGACGCCGCTGCCGACGACGCTAGCCTCGATATAGTAGCCGACCAACTCTTGGGCATCGCGGGACGCTTCCCAGGAAACCACCACCGAGGTATCCGTGTTCCTCGTCGGCACAACTTTGCTCGGAGCGGATGGAGTGTCTAcggattccattttttttgttttcaggtgAGACCTTCGAGTCATTGCAAATGCGAGCGACCGGGTGTTCTCTGACCGAGCTTGTCGCCGACCGTGGTAGCCTCGGTGGGCTCAGACGGCTCGCCGACACCTGCGGCGTTGCAGCACCGGACACGGAAGCAGTAGgagtttccctcagccaggtcGAAGAGCGCGAAGCGTGGCGATTTTACAGGTATCTCCGTATTGACTCTCTGCCAGCTGTCTGTACCCGAAACGCACTGCGAGGGCAAAGACAGAGTCAATAACGTCTTCTTATCAGATCCAAACGGCAATTTTCATCCCGGAAATCTCTGTAGAAACGACCCTTCCCTTACCCTACTTCTTCTTCTGGCTTCTTACCATCAAGTTTAAGAGTTAAGAGAGGGAGTTTACGACATAGTATTTGGTATACTCCCACTACTGTTTTCCAGAGAGGATTCAGAGTCGTTGGTATTTCTTTGGGTGTTGGCGCTTGGAATTGCACCCTTTTCTTTGCAGGGATACACTTTCACAGCTCTGGGACATGATGCTATTCGGGTATTGGGTACAGCAAGCTAGTCTCGGTTTTCAGACAAGCCAGATCAGCATTTACCGTTCCAAAGCATATCAAAGGCAGCCGAGCTCAACGGAACGGCTCGATGGTTGCTTAGCTTATACGTATTACTTTTGAAACTCCTCTGTTTACCTTCTCCACGTAGTACATGACACCTTCCAGGCCTTTGTCGCATGGTGGCTTCCAGCTCAGGACCAAGTAGTTCTTGGTGGCTTCTGTCACTTGCAGTTCACGAGGTTTCCCGGGAACGACACCCTCTGCCAACAGATTCACCAGTCGTACGCCCAAACTAACCCGGACGGAAATGATCCTTTTGGGATGTTGGTTACCGACGTACCGGCGGGTTCCTCCTCTGTGACGATGATCTGGCCGGTCCAAGGAGCAGAGGTACCTAACCGCAAGTAGCGTCTTGTAGTTACTCTTTAAAAAGAACATTCCAAATGTCTCCCACCTCTCATGCGAGCACGGTCCGCCGGGTCCATGGCGGCCACCGGTTCCGACACCCTGGACGGACGACTCATGCCGCTCCTGTTGACGGCACGCACTCGGAAAGCGTAGGAGCGACCTTCCACCAATCCGGTGACCGGGAAGCGGGCAAACTTGACAGGGGTGTCGTTGCATTGGATCCAGTGAGTCGTCCCGACCTCGCACCTGTACGTTTTTTGCGATTGTAAACGGTCAAGCGGACCGTTCTTTATTTCAGCTATCTAATACACCCACGCACAACTGACCTGTCCACAAAGTAACCCAGGATGGAGTCGCCCCCGTCCACCGCCGGCTGCTTCCAGGAGACGATGATGTAGTCCTTGTTAGCATCTAGGCAGCACACGTCCAGGGGGGCCCCCGGTGCTCCTTGCACCTCGGCGTCAGCATCTTGGATCGGGTACAAAGGTCAGTTACGTCGCAAGTTCCTGCGTGATCGGTAAGCAACGCTTTTCCCCTTGATACAATATTCCAATACTGtactttctcgcatatacgccgtatttgtctaaaaaatgatgaacataatcaagggtacggcttatatgcgcacaaattagacatgcacgaaactgcaaggtgacagggaaacaaatttattttgacgtcaatggatgaaattcaagaaaaaaaaaacgtatcttgcataaaacgggaaaaaactcacttgtgcctaccattgctcgctcagggcgccgtcatcttacctagggatggcaaactagaccgctacggacacaattgtactactccctattaaaagcatgaatatggaggtgaaaattgtggatcagggggcggcttatacgagggaaattgtaaaattcaacgatttttaagGCAAATTTAAGGGTACGGACTGTATTTTCTCATCAAATCTCTTCCATAGCTAAGTCCACTTGGATAGCGAAGAAGACGGTGACAGCGAATGAAGAGTGTTGCTGCATTCCCACCAAGTGAAAGGTCAGATGATCTCCAGGGGGAAAACTGGGGTACCTGATAAGCTTCACCAGCCTCTTTTTCCATAGCCGCGTCATTACTAAAGATATTTAAAACCCAGCAGCTCAAATGCTAAAATGCTTGGAGTGTTAAACATGCCAGCGGTCATATTGTTGAGATTTTTGAAAAATCATCCGCTGCTGGCGAAAGGCAGGCACGTCAGATATGGCTATGTTTGTTTACCTCTCACGAAGACGTAGGCCGAGTAGGTTTTGTAGCCCGACTTGGTGCTAACTCGGAGAGTGTAGAGCCCCTCGTCCTCTTTGTTCAGGTGGGTGAGGGTCAACGTTGCACGGTCTCCGCTCCAGTGCATTTGGTTCCACTTGGACGGGGACAGGAGAACGCCTGGGTTGGGTCGGGGAGGTGTCGCCAATCAGTTTCaagttaagcaaaaaaaaaaatgaaaaatcaggCCAAAAAATGGACTTACCGTCTCGAAACCACTGCACCTCAGGCTGGTAGCGGTGCAAGGTCGGGTTGATGATGACCGTGCAGCCCAAACTCAAGGTCTCACCTTCTCTCCCAAAGGACACCCCAAAATTGTCCACAAAGTGCGTCTGGAAGGTGATGCCGTACTCGGACACCGGGCCGACTGGGGGGAAACCAGTTGAGATATTTGTTAAATGACGGCTAATCGGTGGAGAAACTAGATGTGGTCATGCAGTAAACTAGCCAAGCACCACAAACCAATGGGTGATgatggatgaaaaaatgaaaaaaaaccctcttCTTTTAACAAACTACCGACTGTTAATTAACCAGAAAACTCAACTACAAATGGACCCTGCTTAAATGTAGAGATTCTAGTGGAACTACTGATCGGTTAAGACAAACCCAGTGGTGACCATGCACACACTCGTTGTGGCTACGTGTGGTTGGTTAGCCACGCTGGAACCATAGACCCGGTTACCTTTTACACCGGTCCCTGCGGCAGCAGCAAGGAAATAACAAAAATCCATTAAATGACCAAAACAGAGTTTGGCTGCGTGCAAATAAAGTCAAATAAGCTCTTTGTAGCATTAGCATTATTCTGAGTTACTGTAAACAAGTGTGTGTTTGCAATCAAAGGTGCGTTCATACAACTTTTCAATGAGAACATTTTCCGTCAATGAAAATCAAACAGACAAAATGAATTCATACGTACGTCTCGGCGCGGGCAGGAACTCGTCAACTTCCCCTTTAAACCCTGTGCGATGACAGCGGTTACTAAGTTTATTTGGCTTTTGAAACATGACCTGGTGTTTGGCCATATGTGGAGGGCCGCATGCCAGACAAAAAGCCCCTAATCGCGACGGCATGCCAACATCGCCATGTTTATATACCCTATGTCTTATAGGTGGACTCACTTTTCACGACCACCGAGGCGTAGGCCGACGCCTCCCCCTTGACGTTCATGGCCGAGACGCGGTACTGCGCCGTGTCCTCGAAATCGCACCTGAAGAGAAGAAGAGGCGATCGGCGCCGCTAATGTACGTATTCACTCATATAGCCAAGTAAACAATACGTAAGCCACGATTGTTAGGCCGTCTTTATCGCTCAGCTAGGAATACAGTTGCTAGAAATAGACATGGTAGGTGATGTCATGTCAACTTGACCGTGATAGCGCCATTTCAACCATCCAGTAGCTGTAAACGCTTACTTGTTGATCTCCAGTGATTGCACGCTGTATTTGCCCTCGATTTTGTACTTCCCGGCATTAGCCAGAGGGTCGATGGCCACGTTATTTTTGTACCTGGTGGGAGGAAGGAAAGTTCTTTTCAAATGAGGAAGAGCCGAGATGGAATGGAATGTCTGGTGGACTTGGTCGGTACCAGACAACGCGAGGGTCCGGCCAGCCGTGGATGGTACAGTGCAGCCTCACGCATTGCTTCTCCCAAACGGTATGCGAGCGAGGCTTGATGACAAACTCCGGGCAGTGCATCAAGCTGTCTTCGTTCATGCGCTTGGAGTGCTCTTGGTGTTCGTAGATCTAGAAAACAGGCAATCGCAAGGAAAAGTACAGCGTTGAAGGAACTTCTAGCGTGCCGTTCACTTCTCGAATACAGAACGCAGACAATGCAgatccaatatcttgttttaGCAGAACCTTAGACCTTTACCATACTAGGTTTAGCCTGTTTACGTCTGGGCTAACTCAACACTGAATCAACCGTGTGGTGAACACGGAAGACCTGAAGAATTTAGAGTACAGTGGAGTCTCGTTACCAAGCTTAATGAAGGGTCCCATCACGGAGAGATATTCATGGCTCCCGTGTGGGTGGGCTAAATTAGTTGGGGTTTTGAGGTTAGCTGTAAAAATCCCATCTTCCTCTTTGGAGTATTCTCAGGTTACTTGTGTTTCTGAGGACATGCGACTCAAAACGACATCTTTGAAGACTAATTTGGCTCACGGTTGTTAAAGAGAGGGCGATGCTAGTTGGTCAGGTGACCCAGGATTGGCCGAGGACCAGTTGGTGGTGTACTCTGTAAGCACTGACCGTTTTCTTCAAGGAGATCCGAGTGGCCGACTCGCGCATGACTTCCTTTCTGGAGATCTGCTCCGAGCGTTCCATCTCCAGGCCGCTGGCGAACAGATCGCGGCTCTCCATGTAGGCGGCCGTGTTTCTCAGTTTCGACTGGTGGGAATATCCCGCCGCAAACTCTTGACTTGATGGGAGATGGCGGGATGGGAGACGGTGAGCAGCAGGTGGCGTCAGACAAACCTCCCCAGACCGGAGACGATACCTGGTCCGGAAGATGGGCACCACGTAGCCGATGATTTGGCTGTCTCTGTCCACGGCCAGATAAGAGGGGTTGGGTCTCTTGGGTAGGGGGTCCAATACGGATTGTGAGGACCAATCCAGGCTGAAGCATAGGAGATTAATGTCAGTTAAAAGTTTGGGTAGTTGACCCAGAAAAGCTTTCCTCTGGAGACAACGACTCAGTCCTTAATTCTCAGTTTTATAGAGTAACCACAGCAATTTACAGTATCCTCATCGCACTGTAGCTTCAACTTGTTCTACCGTTAGCCCCCCTGTCCTCAGCCCACATCTTGGTGGTCTGCCCGGGCACCGGATCAGGTGGCGCTAACAAAACCTAAGCCCACTTGAGCTGTTCGCACGCTCCGAGCAAGTGTATTTAAAGCTGTCCGATGCTCTCCCACGGATTTGATTGCCCTTAAAGATGTCCGATCCATCCTTCAAGCGAATGAGATGTTTGGGTTCAACACGCTAACAAGTGCGCTAACTCGTGCAATCAGTTCGATAATCAGCATTCACCATGTCTCTTACTGATGTTTAACATTTCTGCATGCTAGGAGTGCCATTTACTACAAGGAGGTGGACATGTTAGTGCTAACGGTGCAACGAAGCAACGGTGAGTTGTGTTTACAAGTTAGCATGCGTGCAAACGGCTTTTAACTGCGTTCTCGTGATGTCAACAGGTAGCGATGATCGGCTttgggatggatggatggaaatgAGGAGTTCCCAAATGAGGATGGCGTTAAGAGCAGGGACAACGTCAGGGGGGGACAACCTCCTGCATCTTACCCCCTGGTCCTGGTGGTCCCGCCGGTCCCAGCGGAGTACCCGCCGCCCGACTGGCCCCGGTAGTCCCGGTTCAAGCTGCGCTGGTGCTTGCGGTAGAACGGTACCGACCCGGACATGCTCGCCGCCTGCAGGTTTGTTCGCCGGCCTTCTGCTTGGGTTAGCGTTCCGGAGCTTTTCGGAACATGTTCATCCACGCGGAACATGTATTGTTAATTTTCAGgtccaaccaaccaaccacagGCCTCATGCCGGATATTTTTAAAGAGAAACCCACCTTTAGGGACGCTTGCCACTTACCACCTGCTGCAATTTAAAGGGAAAATTCCACAATCAAGCGGGACGGTGGACGGACGGGACCGCGGTGCAGACAAGCCGAATGATACGAGACCCCCCGCCGTTCAGAATGTGGCGGTGGCAGCCGCGGCCTTTTAAGGCCAGAGGGATGATAAATATAGACCAGGCGGCAGGGAGGAACGTTGGGGGGCCGCAAGGCGCCGTCCAATAAGCCATCGATGGCTGATAAGCAGGTAAACAAGAGTGTTTGTTTGAAAACTCATCAATGCGCTTTAACCGGAACCACAAAGGTTTTAGCATCTAAGCTCTTAAGTGTCAAAATAAGGaatgaaatgtaacattttaaaaaggctcCAAATTCCTCATGTCAGATAGCTGTTTGAATTCCAATAAATTAAACTGCATTCCATTCAGATTGTTCAAAATAGTCCAATTTAGATATCATATTCACATTTAAGAACTTGATTTAATTGACACTATATGCACTCATCACAATCATCACATCAAAATGAAAGATTACATTTACATTGACATTTAATAGAcatttaactccttgaaaagtttttatttcaacatttatgCATGAAACAGACATTGGTACATTACCAAAACATTGTAAAATAGTGCTCATATTTAATCCTATGAACTATCCTCTGATATTGTGCATTTTTCTGGTGGTGAACTCTCCCTACTTTTTATCTTTAGCTTTGGGACGAAGCACAAGTACGTACGCCGCAGACGTTTCAGCTGTGAAAGAGGTGATGGGATGGAATGGGATGAGTATCTTCTAACTTTAGCCAACGTGCTTGGCTATTGTTACTCTTCattgtcactctctctctctctctttctctctctctctttctgtccacCAACAACGCTCATGTTTCAATTTCTTTTGGGACATTCAAATTCATAATAATGGATTACTTTGAATCCCAATGGAATTCAATCAAGTTACAGAAAggcattttaatctcattacaATACATTGAATGACTGCATTATTTACTATTCcaaatgtaaaattacatttttttctaaatcatttaaatttgacattCTAATTATAGATGCAAATTTCATTGGACTTGTACTTTGATAGATTAATGTGTATTGAATTTTTTGTTTCTAAGCAGTACAATAGATTGCTAACTCTCATAAGGTCAAACTACactatatatcagtggcgggccgccagggccttcaaggccttctctgctggcctaagaaatatgtgaatcatattttttgtccatcaatacttatgaaataattccaaattgagaTATTTCCACCTTGATGAAAACAAGTTTTCAAATGTATATGTGACACAAGGTTAAATATGGACTGCCATGTTCCCATTTGAATGAATGAGGAACCCATTCAGGGGTCCAATAAATGCTTATCATTTTTGAGTgcacaatttttcttttttcctcagATCCTGTTGGGGCCCAACGCCGGAACGTCTGGTGGAGTGCCGGGTATGATGCCGTCATCCCCCAGAAAGatgtgtggccacttcatggcgtagaggtttgttcacctgactgccatgtgggcagctcgggttcgattcccggttgggaaacatttt
This Stigmatopora argus isolate UIUO_Sarg chromosome 17, RoL_Sarg_1.0, whole genome shotgun sequence DNA region includes the following protein-coding sequences:
- the myom1b gene encoding LOW QUALITY PROTEIN: myomesin-1 (The sequence of the model RefSeq protein was modified relative to this genomic sequence to represent the inferred CDS: inserted 2 bases in 1 codon), which produces MSGSVPFYRKHQRSLNRDYRGQSGGGYSAGTGGTTRTRGLDWSSQSVLDPLPKRPNPSYLAVDRDSQIIGYVVPIFRTSQEFAAGYSHQSKLRNTAAYMESRDLFASGLEMERSEQISRKEVMRESATRISLKKTIYEHQEHSKRMNEDSLMHCPEFVIKPRSHTVWEKQCVRLHCTIHGWPDPRVVWYKNNVAIDPLANAGKYKIEGKYSVQSLEINKCDFEDTAQYRVSAMNVKGEASAYASVVVKRFKGEVDEFLPAPRRTGVKVGPVSEYGITFQTHFVDNFGVSFGREGETLSLGCTVIINPTLHRYQPEVQWFRDGVLLSPSKWNQMHWSGDRATLTLTHLNKEDEGLYTLRVSTKSGYKTYSAYVFVRDADAEVQGAPGAPLDVCCLDANKDYIIVSWKQPAVDGGDSILGYFVDRCEVGTTHWIQCNDTPVKFARFPVTGLVEGRSYAFRVRAVNRSGMSRPSRVSEPVAAMDPADRARMRGTSAPWTGQIIVTEEEPAEGVVPGKPRELQVTEATKNYLVLSWKPPCDKGLEGVMYYVEKCVSGTDSWQRVNTEIPVKSPRFALFDLAEGNSYCFRVRCCNAAGVGEPSEPTEATTVGDKLDTPSAPSKVVPTRNTDTSVVVSWEASRDAQELVGYYIEASVVGSGVWEPCNNKPVDVTRFICHGLVTGEKYVLRVRAVNAAGLSQFSQESEAVEVKAAIGGGIPHGALLEAGPGGNQAQLTANRPRWTDAHDTVQLPADTNSKVRADPETGAGAAATAASTDQVSAGQIAVKEPPSEPPPALLCEALTDVVPPRPEGPAEKPARGPRGAEQACDLTVDASANREAARPDGRVEASPAPPFGISVLECVADSMVLAWKQPTFAGGADITGYFVDYRQVADDVPGKWHEANVRAVAERAYRVTDLKENNKYQFQVRAANMAGVGIPSLPSDTFLCEEWTIAVPGPPHDLELREVRADSMVLLWKTPVYQGRDPVNGFYVDMKESEAPKETWRGLNAKATQNTFFKVTNLKENEVYVFRVRAQNQAGVGKMSDVSEPVRAVTKPGTKDIAVEVDDDGVISLNFECADMSPDSKFVWSKNYEDTDGSSRLTTETKGNKSKMTFNSPGEEDIGIYSCLATHSDGTSSSYDISPEELKRLLEISHEHKFPKIALKSDLAVEMLEKGRVRFWLQAEQTSASGKVDYVFNDNVVSQGEKYKMNFDRNTGVAEMVMESLMPEDEGTFTFQMQDGKATNQSSLVLIGDVFKELQKESEFQRKEWFRKQGPHFIEYLGYEVTPECCVVLKCKVGNVKKETSALWYKDGREIKADENLAFAEGVLKLEIAQVETRLLTXTRQMFAAVIVRFFCADLRPQQISKKDAGVYQMVLKDDRGKDTSELNLTDQCFKDLMNEVFNYIANSSTPLKITSTDQGIRIYTFVSYYNDLLPVTWHYKDSAIAFSDRLKSGVVGEQLWLQISEPTEKDVGKYAIEFNINDGKGGLRRTVELSGQAYEDALAEFKRLKAASAAEKNRARVAGGLPDVVTIQEGKALNLTCNISGDPLPQVTWLKNDKQLTSNEHCILRVESAKFASFTITAVSTADTGKYSILVKNKYGTESAEFTLEVIEGMPDLGVTSYWTDAEGNVIFGANTPKEKIKMGVPGIRKESVASVEKMKDLTEKPEEKQHVGDPFESELDDNMALK